From Salvia splendens isolate huo1 chromosome 3, SspV2, whole genome shotgun sequence, a single genomic window includes:
- the LOC121797198 gene encoding flavonol 3-O-glucosyltransferase F3GT2-like, with translation MAFKLHIAVLAFPFGSHAPPLLALVRRLAASAPDALFSFFNSATSNTALFNATACENIRARNLWDGEPFAGSLFNAVELFLGAGPGNFETAIREAERESGLEIRCLISDAFLWFSSDIAEKRGVPWVAFWISSSCSLSSHVYADQIVRAIESTETAKQEKALSFIPGLEMATTADLPAEVFLGSNPSPMAVAAYKMVERLPRSTAVVLNSFEELEPIITKDLKSKFPNLLNVGPSILASPTNQDAAIADESGCLSWLGSQNRPKSVVYISFGTAVMPPENDLAALCEALETCRFPFLLSIKQQAMKSFPNGFIDRTNSFGKVVVWAPQQQILAHESVGVFVSQCGWNSILESIASCVPLICLPVFAEQKLNSRMVADLWRIGVRVEGGVFSKNGAIECLQEMMTREEGVKIRENVSLLRNKALAAVDSQGSSSNNFHKLLHLIPL, from the exons ATGGCATTTAAATTACACATTGCTGTCCTAGCCTTCCCTTTCGGATCACACGCACCCCCCTTACTGGCCCTGGTGCGGCGGCTGGCTGCCTCTGCACCAGACGCGCTGTTTTCCTTTTTCAACAGCGCGACGTCCAACACTGCGCTTTTCAACGCGACTGCCTGTGAAAACATACGGGCGCGCAACTTGTGGGACGGCGAGCCCTTTGCGGGCTCGCTCTTCAACGCGGTCGAGCTGTTCCTCGGGGCAGGCCCGGGGAACTTCGAGACCGCTATCCGAGAAGCGGAGCGGGAAAGCGGCCTCGAAATCCGGTGCCTAATAAGCGACGCATTTCTGTGGTTTTCGAGTGACATTGCTGAGAAAAGAGGAGTGCCATGGGTGGCGTTCTGGATTAGTAGTTCGTGCTCGCTGTCATCGCACGTCTATGCCGATCAAATCGTTAGAGCAATCGAATCAACAG AAACGGCGAAACAAGAGAAAGCTTTGTCGTTCATTCCAGGATTAGAAATGGCGACCACGGCAGATCTACCGGCGGAGGTGTTCCTCGGAAGCAATCCGTCGCCGATGGCGGTGGCGGCCTACAAAATGGTGGAGCGTCTCCCCAGATCCACCGCCGTCGTCCTGAATTCGTTCGAGGAGCTAGAACCGATCATCACAAAAGACCTAAAATCGAAATTCCCCAATTTGCTCAACGTCGGCCCTTCGATCCTCGCTTCGCCGACGAATCAGGATGCCGCAATCGCCGACGAATCAGGATGCCTCTCATGGCTGGGGAGCCAAAACCGCCCAAAATCAGTCGTCTACATCAGTTTCGGCACCGCAGTCATGCCGCCGGAGAACGATCTCGCGGCGCTGTGCGAAGCCCTAGAAACATGCCGATTCCCGTTCCTGTTGTCGATTAAGCAGCAGGCAATGAAATCCTTCCCGAACGGATTCATCGATCGGACGAATTCGTTCGGGAAGGTGGTGGTGTGGGCGCCGCAGCAGCAGATCCTCGCGCACGAGAGCGTCGGCGTGTTCGTCAGCCAATGCGGCTGGAACTCGATTTTAGAGAGTATCGCGAGCTGCGTTCCGTTGATTTGCTTGCCAGTTTTCGCAGAGCAGAAGCTGAACAGCAGAATGGTGGCggatctgtggaggattggGGTGAGGGTTGAAGGCGGCGTGTTCAGTAAGAATGGGGCGATTGAGTGTTTGCAGGAGATGATGACGAGGGAGGAAGGGGTGAAGATAAGGGAGAATGTTAGTCTGCTGAGGAACAAGGCTTTGGCTGCCGTTGATTCTCAAGGGAGTTCGTCCAACAATTTCCACAAACTTCTACATCTCATCCCACTTTGA
- the LOC121794192 gene encoding flavonol 3-O-glucosyltransferase F3GT2-like, translated as MAFKLHIGVLAFPFGTHAAPLLALVRRLAASAPDALFSFINSAASNATLFNATAFDNIRARDVWDGAPRGEPFTGSHFEAVGLFLEASPGNFEMAIREAERESGLEIGCLLTDAFLWFSGDMAEKRGVPWVPFWTAASCSLSSHVYTDQIVRAIESTEKAKQEKALSFIPGLEMVTTADLPPEIFLGNNASPLAITINKMVEHLPKSTAVVLNSFEEIDPIITKDLKSKFPNFLNVGPSILASPAAAISDETGCLSWLGGLNRPNSVVYISFGTVITPPENELAALCEALETCRFPFLWSIKDHAVKSLPNGFVDRTNSFGKMVAWAPQPQILAHESVGAFVTHGGWNSILESIASCVPLICRPFFGDQKLNSRMVQDSWGIGVLVEGGVFTKSGTIECLKELMTTEKGAKMRENVSLLRKKAVAAVDSQGSSSKNFDKLLEVIGAR; from the exons ATGGCATTTAAATTACACATTGGCGTCCTAGCGTTCCCGTTCGGAACACACGCGGCCCCGTTACTCGCGCTGGTGCGGAGGCTGGCCGCTTCCGCGCCAGACgcactattttcttttatcaaCAGTGCGGCATCGAACGCCACACTTTTCAATGCGACCGCGTTTGATAATATACGGGCGCGCGATGTGTGGGACGGCGCGCCCCGTGGCGAGCCCTTCACGGGCTCACACTTCGAGGCGGTCGGGCTGTTCCTCGAGGCCTCCCCGGGGAACTTCGAGATGGCTATTCGAGAAGCGGAGAGGGAAAGCGGCCTCGAAATCGGCTGCTTATTAACCGATGCGTTTCTTTGGTTTTCGGGCGACATGGCTGAGAAAAGAGGGGTGCCGTGGGTGCCGTTCTGGACCGCTGCTTCGTGCTCGCTGTCGTCGCATGTTTACACCGATCAAATCGTTAGAGCAATTGAATCAACAG AAAAGGCGAAACAAGAGAAAGCTCTGTCGTTCATTCCAGGACTGGAAATGGTGACCACGGCCGATCTCCCGCCCGAGATTTTCCTCGGAAACAACGCGTCGCCGCTGGCGATCACGATCAACAAAATGGTGGAGCATCTCCCCAAATCCACCGCCGTCGTACTGAATTCGTTCGAGGAAATCGACCCGATCATCACAAAAGACCTAAAATCGAAATTCCCCAATTTCCTCAACGTCGGCCCTTCGATCCTGGCTTCTCCGGCCGCCGCAATTTCCGACGAAACAGGATGCCTCTCGTGGCTGGGAGGCCTAAACCGCCCCAATTCGGTCGTCTACATCAGCTTCGGCACCGTGATCACGCCGCCGGAGAACGAGCTCGCGGCGCTGTGCGAAGCCCTGGAAACATGCCGATTCCCATTCCTGTGGTCGATCAAGGACCACGCGGTGAAATCCCTCCCAAACGGATTCGTCGATCGGACGAATTCGTTCGGGAAGATGGTGGCGTGGGCCCCGCAGCCGCAGATCCTCGCGCACGAGAGCGTCGGCGCGTTCGTCACCCACGGCGGCTGGAACTCGATTTTGGAGAGCATCGCGAGCTGCGTGCCGCTGATTTGCAGGCCGTTTTTCGGAGATCAGAAGCTGAACAGCAGAATGGTGCAGGATTCGTGGGGGATTGGGGTTTTGGTTGAAGGAGGCGTCTTCACCAAGAGCGGGACGATTGAGTGTTTGAAGGAGTTGATGACGACGGAGAAGGGGGCGAAGATGAGAGAGAATGTTAGCCTGTTGAGAAAGAAGGCTGTCGCTGCCGTTGATTCTCAAGGGAGTTCGTCGAAGAATTTCGACAAACTGTTGGAGGTCATCGGAGCCCGTTGA